A single region of the Carassius gibelio isolate Cgi1373 ecotype wild population from Czech Republic chromosome A14, carGib1.2-hapl.c, whole genome shotgun sequence genome encodes:
- the chrm1a gene encoding muscarinic acetylcholine receptor M1 has product MMNSASFTLNLSRLSNGTDVAVSGPVTWRMAMITLITVPLSFITITGNVLVMISFRVNPLLRTVSNYFLLSLAVADFILGAVSMNLYTTYILIGHWTLGNLACDVWLTVDYVASNASVMNLLAISVDRYLSVMRPLTYRATRTPRRAAVLITLAWTVSFVLWAPAILFWQYIVGERTVPEEECSVQFLSEPVITFGTAIAAFYLPVSVMVALYWRVYRETEKRSQQLAGLMASQGGRAGNTSQRSCHSNSRSVEDVGPQTDQKQLKKTHSSICPILTRRTAAWWKKRRQRDEMSSSGTTYSHPPMNTDRASPTPDDSLKYIPLVRMEETAVSDLDPTKRSFDSGSQNSLDSRMNPATHAPARQQTRRARTSGLIREKKAARTLSAILLAFIVTWTPYNIMVLVSTFCEDCVPEGLWQLGYWLCYVNSTVNPVCYALCNKHFRVTFRALLLCRWKEQKKGIRWTPTGTG; this is encoded by the exons ATGATGAACAGCGCCTCATTCACACTGAATCTCTCCAGGTTAAGCAACGGGACAGACGTGGCGGTCTCGGGTCCTGTCACCTGGAGGATGGCCATGATCACTCTCATAACCGTCCCGCTCTCCTTCATCACCATCACAGGCAACGTCCTGGTCATGATCTCTTTTCGGGTCAACCCTCTCCTGAGGACAGTGAGCAACTACTTCCTGTTAAGCTTGGCTGTGGCTGACTTCATTTTGGGCGCCGTCTCGATGAACCTGTACACTACCTACATCCTGATTGGCCACTGGACTTTAGGAAACCTAGCCTGTGATGTGTGGTTGACTGTGGATTATGTGGCAAGCAATGCCTCTGTTATGAACCTGCTGGCCATCAGCGTCGACCGCTATCTCTCTGTCATGCGACCTTTGACCTATCGGGCCACTAGAACGCCCAGAAGAGCGGCAGTGCTGATCACTCTAGCGTGGACCGTCTCGTTCGTGCTTTGGGCTCCTGCTATTTTATTCTGGCAGTATATAGTGGGTGAACGGACTGTTCCAGAGGAAGAGTGTTCAGTGCAGTTCCTGTCTGAGCCTGTGATCACATTCGGGACGGCCATCGCTGCCTTTTACCTCCCGGTGAGCGTGATGGTGGCGTTATACTGGCGGGTGTACCGCGAGACAGAGAAACGCTCTCAGCAGCTCGCCGGACTCATGGCTTCACAGGGAGGACGCGCGGGAAACACATCTCAG AGATCTTGTCACAGCAACTCTCGCAGCGTTGAAGACGTCGGACCACAAACAGACCAGAAGCAGCTCAAGAAGACACACAGCAGCATCTGTCCAATCCTCACCCGCCGGACAGCAGCGTGGTGGAAGAAACGCAGGCAAAGAGACGAGATGTCCAGCTCGGGTACCACATACAGCCATCCACCGATGAACACAGACCGCGCTTCTCCAACACCAGACGATAGTCTCAAATACATCCCCCTCGTTCGGATGGAGGAGACCGCAGTCAGTGATCTTGACCCCACCAAGAGGAGCTTTGACTCAGGAAGTCAGAATTCCCTGGATTCCCGAATGAATCCTGCTACACACGCTCCCGCTCGCCAGCAGACCCGAAGAGCCCGGACCTCAGGTCTGATCCGGGAGAAGAAAGCTGCCCGGACTCTCAGTGCCATTCTCCTGGCTTTCATTGTAACATGGACACCTTACAACATCATGGTCCTGGTGTCCACTTTCTGTGAGGACTGCGTTCCTGAGGGACTGTGGCAGCTGGGATACTGGCTCTGTTATGTCAACAGCACGGTGAACCCTGTCTGTTACGCGCTCTGTAACAAGCACTTCCGGGTCACCTTCAGAGCGCTGCTGCTCTGTCGGTGGAAGGAGCAGAAGAAGGGGATCAGATGGACCCCGACAGGCACTGGATGA
- the LOC128027140 gene encoding homeobox protein Nkx-2.5-like, with the protein MAMFSSQMTSTPFSVRDILNLEQNQEDLVSLDMSQQLDSALIPTSSCMLSTFKQEQFMDMSSGASLFSEDLLDDRGNKNSHLNFCNAAFYGKNVLEIDYVKGAKMDDTFEEKEKKDISCSQEDPSEDVKLDDADRPKQRKRRKPRVLFSQAQVYELERRFKQQKYLSAPERDHLASVLKLTSTQVKIWFQNRRYKCKRQRQDQTLEMVGVAPPRHISVPVLVRDGKPSTYNTSYNVGINHFTYNSYPAFSNFPSPGNTNYSCNYTASMSSIQPSQSNNNYISFGVGDLNNVQAPFQSSSGVPSLHGIRAW; encoded by the exons ATGGCAATGTTCTCCAGCCAGATGACTTCCACTCCTTTCTCAGTGCGGGACATACTGAACCTGGAGCAGAATCAGGAGGACTTGGTGTCTCTGGACATGTCTCAGCAGCTGGACAGTGCACTTATTCCGACCTCATCCTGCATGCTGTCCACTTTCAAACAAGAGCAGTTCATGGACATGTCATCCGGGGCCTCCCTCTTCAGCGAAGACCTTCTGGACGACAGAGGAAACAAAAACAGCCATCTGAACTTCTGTAACGCTGCTTTCTATGGGAAAAATGTCCTAGAAATAGACTATGTTAAGGGCGCAAAGATGGATGACACGTTtgaagaaaaggagaaaaaag ACATCAGCTGTTCTCAGGAAGATCCAAGTGAAGATGTGAAGCTGGATGATGCGGATCGACCCAAGCAGAGGAAAAGGAGGAAGCCTCGGGTTCTGTTCTCTCAAGCGCAGGTGTACGAGCTGGAGAGGCGCTTCAAACAGCAGAAATACCTCTCTGCACCTGAGAGAGATCATCTAGCCAGCGtgctcaaactcacctccacacaGGTCAAGATCTGGTTCCAGAACCGACGCTATAAGTGCAAGAGGCAGCGTCAGGACCAGACCCTGGAGATGGTGGGCGTCGCGCCTCCGAGACACATCTCGGTGCCGGTTCTGGTTCGGGATGGAAAGCCGTCCACATACAACACATCTTACAACGTGGGGATCAATCACTTCACTTACAACAGCTACCCTGCGTTTAGTAATTTCCCGAGTCCGGGCAACACGAACTACTCATGCAACTACACAGCGAGCATGTCCTCCATCCAGCCCTCACAGTCCAACAACAACTACATCAGCTTTGGAGTTGGGGATCTAAATAACGTGCAGGCTCCGTTTCAGTCCAGCAGCGGGGTTCCCTCATTACACGGCATCCGTGCTTGgtga